One genomic window of Choloepus didactylus isolate mChoDid1 chromosome 27, mChoDid1.pri, whole genome shotgun sequence includes the following:
- the GNG8 gene encoding guanine nucleotide-binding protein G(I)/G(S)/G(O) subunit gamma-8, producing the protein MSNNMAKIAEARKTVEQLKLEVNIDRMKVSQAAAELLAFCEAHAKDDPLVTPVPAAENPFRDKRLFCVLL; encoded by the exons ATGTCCAACAACATGGCTAAGATCGCCGAGGCCCGCAAGACGGTGGAGCAGCTGAAGCTGGAGGTGAACATCGACCGCATGAAG GTGTCGCAGGCGGCGGCGGAGCTCCTGGCCTTCTGCGAGGCGCACGCCAAGGACGACCCGCTGGTGACGCCGGTCCCCGCCGCCGAGAACCCCTTCCGCGACAAGCGCCTCTTTTGCGTCCTGCTCTGA